In the Manis javanica isolate MJ-LG chromosome 14, MJ_LKY, whole genome shotgun sequence genome, one interval contains:
- the ETV3L gene encoding ETS translocation variant 3-like protein, with protein MHCSCLASGVPATPGNSWISGVAFPDWAYKAESSPGSRQIQLWHFILELLQKEEFRHVIAWQQGEYGEFVIKDPDEVARLWGRRKCKPQMNYDKLSRALRYYYNKRILHKTKGKRFTYKFNFSKLIVVNYPLWEVWTPPSPHLLLGTPALFWPALVPMGMRSELLHSMVFTHPAIAEQLAGQRSPRGHPEASADKKRSSSRVHRLGSFPAPCWFGPCCHLGNLQDETPGFAPFIPPLPPPHPSDWTRFSRPFLPSLPIEQQFPGSSKPDTWLLGPGCPPGAQHLPGLPLMAELGQGAGERLRLLSLRPEGLELKPDPMTGAKGHLVRREGFPSETHGPKTGEESPASPSLENFKGVWPLDPP; from the exons ATGCACTGCAGCTGCCTGGCCAGTGGCGTCCCTGCCACCCCTGGCAACTCCTGGATCTCAG GCGTGGCCTTCCCCGACTGGGCCTACAAAGCCGAGtcctcccccggctcccggcagatCCAGCTGTGGCACTTCATCCTGGAGCTGCTGCAGAAGGAGGAGTTCCGCCATGTCATCGCCTGGCAGCAGGGAGAGTACGGGGAATTTGTCATCAAGGATCCAGATGAGGTGGCCCGCCTCTGGGGCCGCAGAAAGTGCAAACCACAGATGAACTATGACAAGCTCAGCCGGGCCCTCAG ATATTACTACAATAAGAGGATCCTGCACAAGACCAAAGGCAAAAGATTCACTTACAAGTTCAACTTCAGCAAGCTCATCGTAGTCAACTATCCTCTGTGGGAGGTGTGGACACCGCCATCTCCCCACTTGCTGCTGGGCACCCCTGCCCTGTTTTGGCCAGCGCTGGTGCCCATGGGCATGCGCAGTGAG CTCCTGCACAGCATGGTGTTCACCCATCCAGCCATAGCGGAGCAGCTGGCCGGGCAGCGGAGCCCCCGAGGGCACCCAGAGGCCTCTGCAGATAAGAAGAGGAGCAGCAGCAGGGTCCACC GACTTGGCTCTTTCCCAGCCCCATGCTGGTTTGGCCCTTGCTGCCATTTGGGGAACCTCCAAGATGAGACGCCCGGTTTTGCCCCCTTCATCCCCCCCCTCCCACCGCCTCACCCCTCTGACTGGACCCGCTTCTCAAGGCccttcctgccctctctccccataGAGCAGCAATTCCCAGGGTCCTCCAAGCCGGACACCTGGCTGTTAGGGCCAGGATGCCCCCCAGGAGCCCAGCATCTTCCAGGACTCCCCCTGATGGCTGAGCTGGGACAGGGGGCTGGTGAGAGGCTCAGGCTCTTGTCCCTTAGGCCCGAGGGGCTGGAGCTAAAGCCTGATCCCATGACAGGGGCAAAGGGACACCTGGTTCGCAGGGAGGGCTTCCCCTCAGAAACACATGGACCCAAAACTGGGGAGGAAAGTCCTGCGTCCCCCAGTCTGGAGAACTTCAAAGGAGTGTGGCCCTTGGACCCTCCCTAA